In Pelodiscus sinensis isolate JC-2024 unplaced genomic scaffold, ASM4963464v1 ctg34, whole genome shotgun sequence, the genomic stretch CCTCTGAAGTTCCCTGCAGCATTCTCAATCAAGCCACCAGGAAAGGCCCCTTTTGTGGAGTGCTGTGCTTTTACCTCCTTCGTGAAGGTCTCTGTGCCCCCAGAGATAGTCAAGCAATCCCTTTCTGTGAATCCACGATATATGTTCCTTCCCCCGATGTCTTTCTCTTCCTGTTGGATGCTTTTTGCAGTTCCCCACAAGCCACTGAGGGGAGGCCTATCAGAGGATTAGCCCAGTCCTTTGCCCTCCCTTGTGGGGCTAGATCCCTGACCGGGGTAGTGCTGGGGTTTGGATCTGGCTGCCTTTCCTGGAGCAGATGACTCGGAGCACAGCCATGACTGCATTACCATGGCCATACTGTTAGAGTGCCTGTCATTTCAGGAAGAGCAACGATGGGGTGGTGCAGCGCTTCGACAAGAGCCTGGAGGAGTTCTACGCCCTGTGCGACCAGCTGGAGTTGTGCCTGGTGAGCTAGCCCCTTGTCAGCAGAgcttcatgggagttgtagtttggttGCTTCATGTCCCCATTCTCCTCCACAGGCCAGGATCTCCAGCGGGACTCTGTCCCATGATGCACCCAAGAGGTGCATCACTGCTGTTGCTGGTTGTGGAGCATCATGGGAAATGGAGTCTGTTCAGCTTATAAAGAACAAGGCTATGAAGCATCAAAACCATCTCCCATGTTACCAGCCACTGCAGCCGCCTCGCACCATGAGACATGGTGGCTCAGGAGAGATGTAGTCTCATCCCTCTGAAATGTTTCAGTTGATTTTATTCAAAATGGTGGCGTGAAAATTCCCTTTAACTTTGATTGGTTTTAGTAAAATTCAGTATTCAAAACTGCTGTGTTCAACCCCAAACTAACTTTTTTTAGTTCTTGATTTGAcgaaatttaaaaaggaaaagttgTTTCCTGTTTGACATAAAAAAGCTATTTTTGACTTCTTGGAATTGCATTATTTGCCCTACTCTGGCTTTGTTGCCCTCCGAGGCTTGGTCAGCCATAGCCGGTAGCCTGGAGACAATAGCTCAAACAGGCCTTTTAGTTTCAGCAGGGGAGTTTTCCACTATTGGATCTCAGCATCATACGGTTGGTCCGTACGTGGCACCCAGCCATGGGTGTTGCTGCACattccttccacccccccccccgccacccccaccccctggaaGCCGACACTGGCTCCAGTCTTGTGCAGGGTGTGATGCTGGATGCTGGGGTCCGGATGGTTCGGGGGGTGGGAAGGTCAGGGAAATGGTCAAGGCAGGTAGGTGACCCCGGggtgccctgccctgctgggggcggggttTCATGAGGGTCCAGTCCGTGGTATGCAATGCTTTCCTGCCATGGACCTAGATGCCCAGGGACCAATGCAGCTTTGGGTCAGGGGGACCCCCTCCATGTGTTTTCCTGTCCCCACAgctgcccccaccaccacccggAGCTGGAGCCCAGGCAGCACTCACCCTCTGGTGATGGTGCTGGTGGTCGGGCATGGCTTCAGCGCTATCTTTAGCCTGCCTGACGGGGGCACTGCAAGGCAGAAAGGGAGGCAAGCAGAGCGGGGAGCACCGAggctgcaggactggggctgCAAAAGAGGGCGGAGAGTGGTGGGCTGGAGGAGGTGGGAGCGGGACTCTCAGGTGAAGGTGGTAGACGGCTTGGAAGGCAGTTCCgcacttcccacccccagcagaaaAACAGCACTACAGAAtgaaccccccttcctccccgtggcccctgcccccagcttggCTCCAGCCGGCAGCTGGCTTGGGGGCGCCCCGCCTGCCTCTGGAGTAGCCCAGCTCCTCCCggcgggctggctgcccccagagcagccccggcccccgaagcagctgcccaccatgcagccctgccaGTCAGTGAGGCTGGGTGGGCGGAGAAGGGGGAGATCACTGGCTGCTTGTGCGCAACCCCAtctgcagcctccctgcctgccccctggagctggtgctgtgCCCTGAGGCTCCTGAGGCAGcacgggctccctgctgtgtgggAGGTGGGCTGAGCTCCTGCCGTTCATGCCACTTATGGCCGCCCCTGTGCTATGCAAAGGGAGTGGGGTGATGagagggcagaagggaggggtgggagcagtggggcttgaACAAATGAGCACAGATGTACAGTGCGGGCAGGCAAGAGAGTGAATTGAAAGAGGGGAGAGGGCCTGAGACCTTGACCTGGCCAGGGACAATTAGAGGCTAGAACAAAGATTGCCCTGATAAAGGCCAGAGGCCAAGGGAGGGCCAAGAACTGTACTCCATGTGTTAATGggttctctccccctccagcgGCTTGCCTATGAGTGCCTGTCCCAGAGCTTCGACAGCACCAAGCATTCTCCCAACCTCGTGCCAACGGCCACCAAACCCGATGCGGTACAGACCGAGAGCCTGCCTTACACCCAGTACCTGAGCATGATCAAATCCCAGATCTCCTGCGCCAAGGACATCCACAATGCCCTGCTGGAGTGCTCAAACAAGATCACCGGCAAGGTCCCTGCCCAGGGCGGGCCGTAGGCTGCGGTGTGGAACAGTTGGTGCTCCTGCTCTGCAGCCAGCATGGTCTGAAGGAGATTTGAATTGTTTCTGGACTGTGCTGTGTCAGCTGGCGAAACCTTTACAGACTCGCATTTGGTCCACAGCCTGTCTCGTGGCCTCTGCATTCCCTGGGTGGGTGgatggtctctcctccatcttcATTCTCATCTGACTCCTCTGGTcttactcctttccccttcacctATCCTAGATCGGCCCCTTGAGACCATGGCTGAACTCACTGTTGCTACACTAACCTATACCGCCTGGCGGCTTGGCCCGCACACGTTCAGAACACATTAGCCCATTGAAACTTTCTCACCCAGCTCAGGATCTGCTTGCTGAAGTCTCCCATGCCAGGGCCTAAGCCGCCTCCACTCCCCTTTGATCTCCGGAGGGGTCAGGGAGGCCTGAGATTGTTACACTAATGAAGCTGAGGAGCCTCAGAATCTTCCTCTGTTTCTCAAATTAAAACTCCCCCCAACACAGGTGAATGAGCAGGATTGGAGGGTGTATTGTTTATTTTTCTGAAACCGTAACCGTTTCAGAGACATGCTATCCGATTCAAACAAGCCCGGGTGGGAATGTTCTCCTACCATCACACTgactttgcctctgtcttctttCTTGGAAAcatctctccccagcaccatgaaGCGAGAGAGAAGTTGCCCTCCGGCTCACTAATGCCTGTGACTAGCAGAATTCTCTCTGGCACTGAAATCAAATCCAAAGGAGAATCCGGTCCAAGAACTGAATTGGTTTGTTTCCCTCTCTTTGTAACTGGCCTGCTCAGTTTCGCTTTCCATTCCTAATTGGCTTTGtctcctctctttccccattCTCTATTTGCTCCAGGAAGCTTTTACTCCAGGGGGATTCTGCACCACTGAGCATGATTCCTGTTCTCCAcggatttgtatttatttatttatttccctgCAGAAGAATCAATTCTGAAATGGAAGCGGCAGGAGGGGTTGTAACACTGTGCCCGTGTTACTCACTATTGTGATGTACCCAGTGCGGGAGGGCAGACCACTGGGGTATTTATGGGGCAGGCTTGGCCCTTGCATTGTGTCAGGGTTTGGGGGGAAGGCTGCAGGGTGATCCTCCCCACCTCTGTTCAGTCCCCATGTGCATCTCTTGTCCCTACTGCAGAGATGTGGGGCTAATACAAGCAGCTCTGCTGGGGCACCCATCTCCCTGAATTTTACACCAGAGATGTGCTTGCagcacacccccagccccaggaaGAGCTCTTCCCTGGTGTGCCACACAGGCAGGAGTCCTCCAGGAGCCGGAGTCCACCGGCTCTGGTTCCTGCAGTCAGTTTCCTCTGCTGCACTAGGCCTttgaggctggggcagggtgggagggggagacacGGGGTGCGCTGGGCTACCAGTGCAGAGTGGGGTGTTGGAGCCGGGGCCAGTGGCATGGGAAAGGAGTTAATCCCTAGGGGGAAGGGAAtgtgggaggagagctgagggggcaCAGTCTCTGGCAAGGATGGGGAGTGGAAGAGAGCTGAAGAGGGGGCTAAAAGCAGCTAAGTGGGTCCTGAGGTCCATTTGCCCTCAAAGAAGCAGGGAGCCCCCTCACCTCTCTCTAGGGAGGGACCGGGGACAGATGCCACTCAGCTAATGCACTCTCTGCTGACTAAACTCCGCCTTCCTCCCCATCACTCCTGCCACTGTGTGTCTTAGACCTGACCCTGCAAGGAGTGTCCATGGGTGTGGTGGGGTGTTGAATATTCAACTCCTAAGGgaattatttttgtgtgtccttACACACATTTGCTGAAagggattttgaaataacatttccaAAGTAATCGAAACTGGCCTGATTATATTGTTGTTTTAACAAATAAAGCATGCAGAATTgtatagaattttaaaatactgtgtgcgtcattttgaattattttagggCAGAATTCCCCCAGAGGAGAATTTGGGGTTTCCAGATTACAAGTGTGGCTTAAATGCAGAAGGACAATGAATTTCTTAGACATTggtctgattttgttttttttttaaataataaacttTTCATATTTGGGGTTTTCTAAAAGGTTTTGTATTAAACCCTGAAGTGTGTTTGGCAGCAGTCTACCTCCTAACTCCACCGTGGATTTATTCTGGCACTTAACAGATCAGAACCGAGCCTGCAGGTTTCTTAACATTCTTCTAATAAAAGCTCTGACCCCTTGCTTTTCACTGGTATAATTTTTAGTTGCACAAAGCTGCTATGTAAAGTTGTTTCTCATTCTGTTCTGCTGTTGCAGGGAGTAGAGCCCTGGCCTGGTACCTTCGGCCTGGTCAGATGCGGGACTGTAGTCTAGCCGCCCTTGGCCTtgaaaaaccaggggtgaacttTTCCATCCATGCTCCCCTACAGTTCCACCCTAGCGTGCTTTGGTTCCCGGTGACCCCTTGGGcgatgtctgcacagcagcgttatttcagaataactgacgttattccgaaataatagtgcatgtctacactgccagcctttattttaaaagaatgtcgagctggaggacttcttactccgactcctgtaaccctcatttcatgaggagtaagggaagtcaaaggaagagttttctttcttcgacttcctgctgtgtagactgtgccaaaagccGACTTAAGCTAGTGCCAGAGGGCAGGCGCCTGCAGAGGCTTAGAAGCCACAAGCAGAGAGACAAGCATAGAGCTAGAgcagcggtcaccaaccagtcgatcgcaaaGGCACTGCCAGTTGATCTTGTTGCAGTGTCGTCCCCCCTGCGCACCCTTTGCTCCCTTCCACCCGCAACAAGGAGCCTGCACGGGCACTTCTGCCACTCGCAAAATTGGAGCCAAAGACAGCTTCCtccggtgggggaggagggaaagacacACTGCCAGACAGAGAATCTTGCAGCATAAGCACAAAGTAtgtatttataactccacatacagatatcatacatgtacatgaatagcatatgcagaatcagtagaacataaactttcatttgacacctcacatgcccCCCTTTGTACATACTTTGGGGCAAACATCcccaccccccatgggtgcagcagtgatctggcttctccctttaaaatccaTTAACGTGACAGTCCCTGAAGATCCTCCAGGTACTGGTCGAACtatccctgcctcctctcccctggccaggaactcaccagcaccctgttcctgtcccctccctcctggccagacacctagcccaagcttgctcctgtaccctactctCCACCCAAATTCCTCACCCCCAtacctatcccactcactggcagctctgtgccACACACTGGGCCCCTCGTATTttgccctaccccagagcctgcaactccagaagaattaatctggcctgaggccttgaacttcAGTCCTACCTATCCTCCCCtgccaccatggggctggagtgccagggaggGAGGTGtactcagttggggccacatcagtgagggttggggggattTTGGAGGGattcttttttgtttctcacttgtggggtccccgactgatttttctgtgggtcagtggcccctgacccaaaaaatgttcctcacccctctgtcagccgacggtcagggcagtgagtcccttatgaccggctgaagttcttttaaattgtgcttggttctgttacagcaagtgaaggagtcaggtt encodes the following:
- the MED29 gene encoding mediator of RNA polymerase II transcription subunit 29; the protein is MATPQQQPPAPPQAPAPGPQLSLQAVPGQAPQLQAQAAAQDFDPVQRYKMLIPQLKESLQNLMKIAAQNLVQNTNIDNGQKSNDGVVQRFDKSLEEFYALCDQLELCLRLAYECLSQSFDSTKHSPNLVPTATKPDAVQTESLPYTQYLSMIKSQISCAKDIHNALLECSNKITGKVPAQGGP